A window of Cystobacter fuscus DSM 2262 genomic DNA:
GGCGAGCACTTCCTCGGGCAGTGCGAGCATGCGGGGCCGATCGGCGACATTGGCGACGTGAAGAGAGACTTTTCGACCGGGGAGGGCCAACCCGGCGCGGACGCGCTCCAGCGCCTCTCCATTGATGTCCACGAGCGCCAGGTGACAGCCTTCCTCGGCGAGACGGTGCGCCAGTGCCTTGCCAATACCGCTGGCCGCGCCGGTCACCACGGCGGTGCGATCCACGAGAGTATTCATGGAGTGGTTGTAATCCCGCTCAGGAGAGAGTCATCATTATTTGTTTTTGATGACCAGGTGCGCATAAGGGGAAGTGAAGATTCGAGGAAGACGTCGAGTTGGTTCTTCCCCCCAAAGCAAACCGCGTCCCCCTGACTGATGGGGACGCGGCTCGTGGTGGCGGGTTAGCGCCCGCGCATGCGAGGCATTGGGCATTGCCCGCTCCGTGGTCCTAGCGAGCGACGACTCCTCCGTCCACCGGGAGCGCGGCGCCCGTGATGAAGGAGGCCGGGCCCGAGCACAGCCAGACCAGGGCCTCGGCGATCTCCTCCGGGTCCGCCATACGGCCCACTGGCTCATCCGCGATCAGCGCCTGCTCTATCTGCGGATTCTTGCTGGTGGTGTCCGTGATCATGGGCGTGCGGACGAGCCCGGGACACACGGCGTTGATGCGGATGTTCGCCTTCGCGTACTCCAACGCGGCCGTCTTCGTGAGACCCACGACGCCGTGCTTGGCGGCCGTGTACGCCGGAGCCATCGGGAAGCCCACCAGCCCCGCCACCGAGGCGGTGTTGGCGATGCATCCGCCCCCCTGCTTCAGCATCTGCTGGATCTCCTGCTTCATGCACAGCCACACCCCCGTGAGGTTGGTGGCGATGACCCGATCCCAGGCCTCCTCGGGGTAGTCCCCCGTGGGGCCGATGACCCCGGAGATGCCCGCGTTGTTCACGGCGCAGTCCAGCCGCCCGAACGCCTCCACGGCACCGCGAATGAGCGCCTCCACCTCGGTGGACTTCGAGACGTCGCAGCGGATGAAGCGCGCCTCGCCTCCCTTCTTCTGGATGGCCGCCACGGTCTCCTCTGCTCCGGAGACGTTGACGTCGGAGACGATCACCCGCGCGCCCTCTCGCGCGAACAGCAGCGCCGTCGCACGACCGATGCCAGAGCCCGAACCCGTCACGAGCGCCGCCTTGCCTGCCAATCTCCCGTTCATGGAATTCCCCCTGCGCTCAAGCGGTGGGTTACAGCTCCACCGGGAGCGTGACCAGATGCATGTTGAGGAGACCCTCCTGCTTCCACTCGGGCGAGGCGTCCTTCGCGGGCCGCACGTTGGGGAAGCGCCGCAGCAGCGTTTCGAAGAAGACCTGGGCCTCCAGCCGCGCCAGTGCCGCGCCCAGGCAGTAGAACGAGCCGTACCCGAACGCCACGTGCTTGCCCGGCTTGCGGGTGATGTCGAAACGGTCCGGTTCGGGGAAGAGGGCGGGATCCCGGTTCGCCGCGGCGAGCATCACGTACACCATCTGGTACGGCTGCATCGTCTGGCCGCCGAGCTCCACGGGCGCGACGGTGAGCCGGTTGGTCATGCCCGCCACGTCGCCGTAGCGCAGCATCTCCTCCACCGCCTGGGGAATGAGCGAGGGCTGCTGGCGCAACAACGCGAGCTGCTCCGGGTGATCGAAGAGCAGAGCCAGGCCCCGGCTGATGAGCCGCGCGGTGGTTTCATGGCCGGCGAACAGGAGCAGCGCGCAGTTGGCGAGGATCTCCTCCTCGGAGACGAGTCCCTCGTCCTGGGCGCGCAGGAAGACCTCGAGGATGTTCTCGCCCGAGCCGCGGCGGTACTTGGAGAGCACCTCGCGCATGTAGTCCATCATCTCCAGGATGCTCTTCTGGCTGTGGAAGAGCTGCTCGGGATGGAAGTTGCTGAAGATGGCCGCCAGGTCGCGAGACCAGCGCTGGAGCAGGTGCTCGTCGGTGAGCGGCACGCCGAGCATGTCGGCGATGACGTTCGCGGGCAGGGGGATGGCGAGCTCCTTCACCATGTCGAAGGAGCCGCGGGCCGCGGCGGTGTCGAGCAACGTGTCGGTGAGGGCCTGGATGCGGGGCCGGAAGTTCTCCACGGTGCGCGGGGTGAAGTAGCGCTTGAGCAGCGCCTGGAAGCGAAGGTGGCCCTCGTTGGTGGTGTGCCCCATCCACATGTTGACGGCGTCGCGCAGGCGCGTGAGCTGCGTGCGGACCTCCTCGGGAAGGCGCTCGAACTGCCCCGTCATCGGCCCGGCCACCAGGCGGGGATCCTTCAGCACCTGGGCGATGTCGGCGTGGCGGGTGAGCACCCAGCCGTTGAGCTGGGGGCTCCAGAGGATCGGCTGCTGGGCCCGAAGCTCGTGGTACATCGGGTGCGGGTTCCGGGCGGCCTCGAGGCTGAGGAAGTCGAACGTGGAGGGCTGCTGCTGGGTGGCGTGTTGCATGGGGCTCCCTGGGCGCGGTGGGAGAAGTCGCGCTCGCTGGCGGCGTAGCATGACAGGGAGCGCATGAAACGTCGCCAGGGAGCGCCGGTGCCGCGCATGAAGTAGGGCGGACTCAGGAACAGATGCCGCAGTCCGCCGCGCAGCTGTCACGCGTCGTCCCACCGCCGCACTGCTCGGTCCACTGGCACACCCCGTCCCCGCACTGGTACACCTCCTCGGGCCGCAGCCTCGTGGTGATGGGCAGGTACTCGCGTCCGTTGAGCGTGCAGCTCGTGTAGTACGGCTGGGTGCCCGTTCGTGTGCACAGGCTCTCGCACGTTCCGACGTATGTCACCGGCGCGCACGCGGAGTCGGTGGTGCTGGACATCAGGGCGCAGGCGCGCGGCGAGCTCTCCGTGTCCTGCAGGAGGCTTCCATCCGACCCCACGAAGAAGCCCTCGCTCGTGAAGAGATTGCCGAAGAAGCACCCCTCGGGCCGTGAGTATGTCTCCAGCTCCTCCTGGCTGTACTCGAGCTCCTCCCCTTGCGTGTTCCGCCCCAGCACGGACAGTGGAGTGTTCATCCCGTATTTGTTCACGTGCGCCACCAGGCACGCCGTCATCACCTGCTGCTCCGCCTCCGTCACCGACGCGCCCCCCGCCCACCCCGGCGTGAGGCCCAGCAGCCCCTGCCAGGTGTAGCTGTGCGCCGTGGCCGGGTCCGTGTAGGAGATGCTCTGGCCACTCCGCACGCCACAGCGCACCACGTACTGCATCAGGGTGTCGTTCCTCGCCGGGTCACCCTGGAACCACGTCGTGAAATCGGCCGTGTTCACCCCATTCGTGGACAGGCCGTTCGTGGACAAGCCGTTCGTGGACAGCCCGTTCGTGGACAAGCCGTTGGTGGACAGCCCGTTGGTGGACAGCCCGTTGGCGATCCGGATCTCCTGGGTCTGGTTGGCGAGGGCCGACGGTGCGTGGAACTCCTGCGCGGGCCCGCAGCCCACCGCCAGCACCTGCGCCGCCAGCAGCAACCCCAGGGTTCCCTTCCATTGAATCTTCTTCATCATGTTGTACCCCTTGTCTTCGTGAAGACGCGTTGTCGTTGCCCCACCGGCCAGGGCACACGCGTTCTCCCTCGAGGGGCGTGATGGAGGCGTGACAGGACCAGCCCCCGAGGCGAGCCCCCTCTCCGGGGAGCTCGCCAGCTCGCGAGGACGTCCTCGTTCAGTCCAGATGGACGATCAAATCGCTGAACGACTGAGTGGAGGAGGACGTGTCCTTGCACGCCGTCCCGCCGATCAGGCGCGAGCCCATGTCGAACAGGATGCGCACATGCTTGCCGCCAGGAGTGGGAATCACCGTTTCCGGCGCGGAGTCCGAGGGCGCGCTCAGGTCCATCACCTTCACCGGCGCACTGCCCGCGACGCCGCTCCACCGCCAGAGCGCGAAGGGCCCGTTGCTCTCGTCAGCGGGCCCGCTGAGCAGCAGCATCGCCTGATGGGCTTCGGACCACGCCATGCCCCGGATGCCCTGGCCTCCCAGGTTCACGAGGATCGCCTGCCCGAACCGGGCCGTGGCCCCCGCCACCACCGCGTCGGGATTGGTCAGCGTGACCATCACCGCGCTCGTGCCGGAGCGGGGGTTGCGGAAGCCCAGCACCAGCTCTCCCGAGGGAAGCGCCGCCAGCCCCTCGATGTTGGTGCCATTCACCTTCGGCGCGAGCTCCGGCACCGTGGCCTCCGACAGCCGCGAGCGCTCCTTGAGCAGCGTGATGACCGAGGTGTTGGGGACGGTCCAGTTGGACGCCACCAGCATGTCCCTCAACAGGTTCGACGAGGTTCCCGCGACCTGGAGCGAGGCCGTGGGCACCGTGCCCGAGACGTCGAGGGCGAAGAACTTGTAGCGCGACGTCTCGAGCTCTCCGTTCTTGTTGCGAGCATGGGAGGTGGTCACGTAGATGCGGTTGCCCACGCGCGCGGCGTCCTCGAAGTCGGCCTCGTCCGAGGACGAGAGGCCCAGCGCGCCGCTCAACTCCTTGCTCTGGACCGCGGTGGTTCCCGAGCCCTGGGCGAAGATGCGCGCGGTCTGGGACTCATCGTTGAAGTTCAGGAAGTGGGTGGAGTCGAGCCACACCCCGCCCGAGCCGTCGCAGGTGCCCTTGTACGTCCCCGCGACCGGTGCCCCCCCGTCCGTGCCACCGTCGGAGCCGCCCCCTCCAGTCGTTCCTCCATCCCCGCTGGACACCTCCCAGGACACCGTCAGCTTCGGGCGGGAAGTCTTGGTCGAGTACTCGCTCGAGCGGATCTCCAGCCGGTTGTCATTGTCCTTGTTGGCGACGATGACCCCGTGGTTGCTCGACGGATTGGCCACCCACCCGCGCACCACCTCGAGCCCTTGCGCGTTCAGCGTCACGGTGTACGTCCCCGTGGCGGAGGCCCGGATGGAGCCCAGCGAGGCCGTGTTCCGGTCGCCTGCTCCATCCGCGCCATTCGACGCCCAGTCCTGGCTGGAGTCCGCCTGCTGCCAGGTGACCTGGCTCTCGTTCCAATCGCGCGTCAGTTCGTAGAAGTCGTAGCTCTGGTCCGCCTTGTCGGACACCGTCACGACGATGGAGGCCGAGCGGATGATGGCATTCGCCGGGATGCTGGAGACATCCCAGCGCAGCAGGATGTAGTTCTCGTTGCCGCTGCCGGCGGGCGTGTCTCCGCTCGCCGAGAGGCTGGTGGCCGAGCCATGGTTGGCGTTGGTGTCTTCCTCCTCGATCATCGCATCGCGGGTCCCCGCGTAGCTCGAGGACGGCGACACCCCGTCCTGGAACGACGTGCTCGTCAGCCCCTGGGAGAGGGAGGAGAACTCCGTCTCCGCGCCGCTCTCGTCGAATCGCTCGGAGCCGCACCCCGCGGCCACCAGGAAGCACATCGCCAACGCACCACTGACTGGAACCTTCCATCCACGCATGTCGTGTCCCTCGCGCCCTGAGGCGAAAGCCGGGGACGGTGGCCCATCTGGCGCACGCGCCACGTGACGTTTCGTCAACAATCCACGTCAGTCCCCGGTGGGCGCCTCCTCCGCGCTCGTGCCGAACTGCTTCGCGCAGAGGGCGGCGATCCAATCCATGAAGAGCCGCACGCGCGGCGGCACCTTGCGCTGGTAGGGGTGCACCAGCGCGAGCGGCAGGGGAGGGGGGCGTGCATTCGGGAGCACCTCACGCAACCGTCCGTCCGCCATGTGGGCCGCGAGGCGATAGGCTGGCACCTGGATGAGCCCGAAGTGCGCCAGGCACCCGGAGACGTATGCCTCCGAGTCCATCACCGTCAGGACGCCGTTCATCGTCACCTGCTTCAGTTCGCCGCGCACGACGAAGTCCAGCGGATAGGGCTTGCCGGTGGTGGCCTCCACGTAGTTGACGGCCCAGTGCCGCTCCAGGGCCTCGAGCGAGCGGGGCTCGCCCTTGCGTGCGAGGTAGATCGTGCTCGCGAAGGTGGCTTGCGGCATCGGCGTCAGCCGCCGTACGACCAGGTGCGGCGTATCCACGACGCCGGCGC
This region includes:
- a CDS encoding SDR family oxidoreductase; this encodes MNGRLAGKAALVTGSGSGIGRATALLFAREGARVIVSDVNVSGAEETVAAIQKKGGEARFIRCDVSKSTEVEALIRGAVEAFGRLDCAVNNAGISGVIGPTGDYPEEAWDRVIATNLTGVWLCMKQEIQQMLKQGGGCIANTASVAGLVGFPMAPAYTAAKHGVVGLTKTAALEYAKANIRINAVCPGLVRTPMITDTTSKNPQIEQALIADEPVGRMADPEEIAEALVWLCSGPASFITGAALPVDGGVVAR
- a CDS encoding DUF3616 domain-containing protein; this encodes MRGWKVPVSGALAMCFLVAAGCGSERFDESGAETEFSSLSQGLTSTSFQDGVSPSSSYAGTRDAMIEEEDTNANHGSATSLSASGDTPAGSGNENYILLRWDVSSIPANAIIRSASIVVTVSDKADQSYDFYELTRDWNESQVTWQQADSSQDWASNGADGAGDRNTASLGSIRASATGTYTVTLNAQGLEVVRGWVANPSSNHGVIVANKDNDNRLEIRSSEYSTKTSRPKLTVSWEVSSGDGGTTGGGGSDGGTDGGAPVAGTYKGTCDGSGGVWLDSTHFLNFNDESQTARIFAQGSGTTAVQSKELSGALGLSSSDEADFEDAARVGNRIYVTTSHARNKNGELETSRYKFFALDVSGTVPTASLQVAGTSSNLLRDMLVASNWTVPNTSVITLLKERSRLSEATVPELAPKVNGTNIEGLAALPSGELVLGFRNPRSGTSAVMVTLTNPDAVVAGATARFGQAILVNLGGQGIRGMAWSEAHQAMLLLSGPADESNGPFALWRWSGVAGSAPVKVMDLSAPSDSAPETVIPTPGGKHVRILFDMGSRLIGGTACKDTSSSTQSFSDLIVHLD
- a CDS encoding cytochrome P450, with product MQHATQQQPSTFDFLSLEAARNPHPMYHELRAQQPILWSPQLNGWVLTRHADIAQVLKDPRLVAGPMTGQFERLPEEVRTQLTRLRDAVNMWMGHTTNEGHLRFQALLKRYFTPRTVENFRPRIQALTDTLLDTAAARGSFDMVKELAIPLPANVIADMLGVPLTDEHLLQRWSRDLAAIFSNFHPEQLFHSQKSILEMMDYMREVLSKYRRGSGENILEVFLRAQDEGLVSEEEILANCALLLFAGHETTARLISRGLALLFDHPEQLALLRQQPSLIPQAVEEMLRYGDVAGMTNRLTVAPVELGGQTMQPYQMVYVMLAAANRDPALFPEPDRFDITRKPGKHVAFGYGSFYCLGAALARLEAQVFFETLLRRFPNVRPAKDASPEWKQEGLLNMHLVTLPVEL
- a CDS encoding LysR family transcriptional regulator, whose amino-acid sequence is MDRFDAMRVFTRIVELGSFTKAATDLGLPRATVTLAVQQLESRLGARLLHRTTREVSATPEGQLYYRRCTRVLAEVEDAEAELAQGAGKLRGKVRIHMVAGMAAHVVIPALPDFHERYPRIDVEVGTGDRAVDLVREGVDCALRAGVVDTPHLVVRRLTPMPQATFASTIYLARKGEPRSLEALERHWAVNYVEATTGKPYPLDFVVRGELKQVTMNGVLTVMDSEAYVSGCLAHFGLIQVPAYRLAAHMADGRLREVLPNARPPPLPLALVHPYQRKVPPRVRLFMDWIAALCAKQFGTSAEEAPTGD